The genomic interval AATTTGTTTTGTTCAATATAAAAAAGAGATTCATTAAGATCGATGGTTGGGGCCATCGGCAGAGAGCGAAGTAAGGTCAAAATTTCATATCGGTTTTTAATATTACCACAGGCTAATTCGCAAATTATGAAAGAGTGACATATCACCTCTGCATCCAGAAGCAGTTTTTCAAGGTGACGGCTTCCCTTTCTCAAATGGATAACCCAGATTGAAGTGTCAACGAG from Candidatus Bathyarchaeota archaeon carries:
- a CDS encoding PIN domain-containing protein, with the translated sequence LVDTSIWVIHLRKGSRHLEKLLLDAEVICHSFIICELACGNIKNRYEILTLLRSLPMAPTIDLNESLFYIEQNKLMGIGIGFVDVHLLASAQLLRIPLWTSDKRLKSAAIELNIAYK